The following proteins come from a genomic window of Paenibacillus swuensis:
- a CDS encoding general stress protein — MRNHVIGVFSTEQETVSAIEKLRGLGYKADEISVVGRHANVKDEEGSKAPEGVAAGVSTGSIIGGITGLLVGLGVLIIPGIGPILAAGPIATTLAGIAVGAGTGGLVGTLIGLGIPEKDAELYNTYLQDEKLIVIIEAFDEHRDRIYDIFRQAGSLNQDTYIYSNPRNNDRMNVTINARH, encoded by the coding sequence ATGAGAAACCACGTAATCGGTGTATTTTCAACAGAGCAGGAGACGGTAAGCGCGATTGAGAAGCTAAGAGGATTAGGCTACAAGGCAGATGAAATTTCCGTCGTCGGACGTCATGCCAATGTTAAGGACGAAGAAGGATCCAAAGCGCCGGAAGGCGTGGCCGCGGGTGTATCCACGGGCAGTATTATCGGGGGCATCACGGGGTTGTTGGTCGGGCTTGGCGTGTTGATCATTCCCGGAATCGGCCCGATCCTGGCGGCAGGTCCAATCGCAACCACCTTGGCAGGGATCGCCGTCGGCGCGGGTACGGGCGGACTCGTAGGCACCCTGATCGGTCTGGGTATTCCGGAAAAAGACGCGGAGCTTTACAATACGTATCTGCAAGATGAGAAGCTTATTGTCATTATTGAAGCCTTCGACGAGCATCGGGATCGCATTTACGATATATTCCGCCAGGCCGGTTCGTTGAATCAGGACACTTACATCTACAGTAACCCGCGCAACAACGATCGCATGAACGTAACCATCAACGCCCGCCACTAG
- a CDS encoding IS110 family RNA-guided transposase — protein sequence MNFTKKDQTNQRIERITMKHAVVGIDIAKDAHAAQITDYRGRALTPRHLAFTNTQEGYERLLRWVKDVQAKKGLSYVVVGLEPTGHYWFNLAHWLREQGVKVVLVNPVTTHRNKENRDNSPSKNDPKDALVIADVVSRGYYTEYNPQADTFEQMKAMVSQREFWVKQSVTYKNRITRWIDLYFPEFSQVFPDWTRLRSLATLRIYPLPSDLVNISADQILDTWREQGMKRVGGVSGVAKATELLSVAQRSIGKANVPEEARLEIKCLLKAYDEAVAALDAIELHMETLLESLPLTEQLQSIHGLGSMTIATIIGCAGDLRLYAHGQQLLRRAGLNLAESTSGRHKGQIKLSKRGDATLRKHFFLAVLCLIRQHPDFKRFHEHNVKVKGMKKMVSVFKLIGKLARMIVGMIQRGESYRSDLHFQAVA from the coding sequence ATGAATTTTACTAAAAAAGATCAAACAAATCAACGGATTGAACGAATCACCATGAAACATGCTGTCGTTGGAATCGACATTGCTAAAGATGCACACGCTGCTCAAATTACGGACTACCGCGGTCGGGCACTTACCCCTCGTCATCTTGCTTTTACCAATACCCAGGAGGGGTATGAGAGATTGCTTCGGTGGGTCAAGGATGTCCAGGCCAAGAAAGGGCTCTCCTATGTTGTTGTCGGGTTGGAACCTACAGGACATTACTGGTTTAATCTCGCCCATTGGCTTCGTGAGCAAGGTGTGAAAGTCGTTCTGGTCAATCCTGTAACGACTCATCGCAACAAGGAAAACCGCGACAACAGCCCTTCCAAGAACGACCCTAAAGACGCATTGGTCATCGCCGATGTGGTCAGCAGAGGATACTATACGGAGTACAACCCGCAAGCTGACACGTTTGAACAAATGAAGGCTATGGTAAGTCAGCGAGAGTTCTGGGTAAAGCAATCCGTCACTTACAAAAATCGCATCACGCGTTGGATCGACCTGTACTTCCCGGAGTTCAGTCAAGTGTTTCCCGACTGGACTCGCCTCCGTTCACTGGCCACGCTCCGTATTTATCCCTTGCCTTCTGACCTGGTAAACATTTCGGCGGATCAGATATTAGATACATGGCGCGAGCAAGGAATGAAGCGAGTCGGAGGTGTAAGTGGCGTAGCCAAGGCGACAGAACTCCTGTCCGTTGCTCAGAGAAGTATTGGTAAAGCGAATGTCCCTGAAGAAGCTCGCCTAGAAATAAAATGCTTGTTGAAAGCGTATGATGAAGCTGTAGCCGCGCTTGATGCCATAGAACTCCACATGGAGACGTTGCTAGAGTCTCTGCCCCTTACGGAACAGCTCCAGAGCATTCACGGGCTTGGTTCCATGACCATTGCAACAATAATAGGCTGCGCGGGCGATCTTCGCCTTTATGCTCATGGACAGCAACTCCTGCGGCGAGCCGGTCTTAATTTAGCGGAGTCAACATCCGGCAGGCATAAGGGTCAAATTAAACTTTCCAAACGCGGAGACGCAACCTTAAGAAAACATTTCTTTTTAGCAGTGCTATGCCTGATCCGACAGCACCCGGACTTTAAAAGGTTTCATGAACACAATGTTAAAGTCAAAGGGATGAAGAAAATGGTGTCGGTGTTTAAACTCATTGGCAAGCTTGCCCGTATGATCGTGGGCATGATTCAGCGCGGTGAGTCGTACCGTTCGGATTTACATTTCCAAGCAGTAGCCTAA
- a CDS encoding 3-ketoacyl-ACP reductase, producing the protein MELKGKVAIITGAGKGIGKASAIALAKEGVHLGLLARSQSDLESLAEALKAEYQVQVHYETADVSVRAEVDNAVAALRDRLGGLDILINNAGMAQFGKVMDMEPEQWEQIIQTNLLGTYYMTRAVLPTMLEQESGSIINIASTAGERGAATTSAYSASKFAVMGFTESLMQEVRKSNIRVTALTPSTVNTELAVNAGLKIGDEDRMMQPEDVAELILVTLKLPQRVFLKSAGIWTTNPQ; encoded by the coding sequence ATGGAACTCAAAGGAAAAGTCGCCATTATCACGGGTGCAGGCAAAGGCATCGGTAAAGCTTCCGCTATAGCGTTAGCCAAGGAAGGCGTACATCTGGGATTGCTGGCAAGAAGCCAATCTGACCTGGAAAGCCTCGCTGAAGCTTTGAAAGCCGAGTATCAGGTTCAAGTTCACTATGAAACCGCGGATGTATCGGTTCGCGCAGAGGTGGACAACGCCGTAGCCGCGTTAAGGGATCGGCTGGGCGGATTGGATATTCTTATCAACAATGCGGGGATGGCCCAATTCGGTAAGGTGATGGATATGGAGCCGGAGCAATGGGAACAGATTATTCAGACGAATTTGTTGGGAACTTACTATATGACACGCGCGGTATTGCCGACGATGCTGGAACAGGAAAGCGGGAGCATTATTAACATCGCTTCAACGGCCGGAGAACGGGGAGCGGCTACCACTTCGGCTTACAGTGCTTCCAAGTTTGCCGTGATGGGCTTTACGGAATCGCTCATGCAGGAGGTTCGCAAATCCAACATCCGCGTGACCGCGCTCACGCCGAGTACGGTGAATACGGAGCTCGCGGTGAATGCCGGCTTGAAGATCGGCGACGAGGACCGGATGATGCAGCCGGAAGATGTGGCAGAGCTTATCCTGGTTACGTTGAAGCTGCCGCAGCGGGTGTTTCTGAAATCGGCCGGCATCTGGACGACGAACCCTCAATAA
- a CDS encoding EcsC family protein — MLYEDQVREEVSLWAKKLFKQPGMLEQASKKLGMKVNSLIPQKAHDAITAAVRTIVKTTLFGAEYTPKRKVTFTTLEEADRQAKDAISLYRKIAAAEGAGTGAGGILMNVVDFPALIAIKMKFLFELSHIYGYSTTPFSERIFILSVFQLAYSGPTERQRMFQRIRNWETEKQQWSSDVNYHKNMDWETFQKEYRDAIDFRKMLQMIPGIGAVAGAWANYNILEELGETAMNSYRLRRLAEATQRRPVE, encoded by the coding sequence ATGCTATACGAGGATCAAGTACGTGAAGAAGTTTCTCTTTGGGCCAAAAAACTATTCAAGCAGCCGGGCATGTTGGAGCAAGCGTCGAAGAAGCTCGGTATGAAAGTCAACAGCCTGATTCCGCAGAAAGCGCATGATGCCATAACCGCCGCTGTGCGAACCATTGTGAAGACCACCCTGTTCGGCGCGGAATACACGCCCAAGCGTAAAGTGACCTTTACAACATTGGAGGAAGCCGACCGGCAAGCGAAGGATGCCATTTCCCTTTATCGCAAAATTGCCGCCGCCGAAGGCGCAGGTACAGGGGCCGGCGGGATTCTCATGAACGTCGTGGACTTCCCGGCTCTGATCGCCATCAAGATGAAATTTCTGTTCGAGCTCTCCCACATTTACGGATACAGCACAACGCCGTTCTCCGAGCGCATCTTCATCTTATCCGTGTTCCAGCTGGCCTACTCCGGCCCCACAGAGCGTCAGCGTATGTTCCAGCGGATTCGCAACTGGGAGACCGAGAAGCAGCAATGGTCTTCCGATGTAAACTATCACAAGAACATGGATTGGGAAACATTCCAGAAAGAGTACCGGGACGCCATCGATTTCCGCAAAATGTTACAAATGATCCCCGGCATCGGCGCCGTCGCAGGCGCTTGGGCGAATTACAACATCCTTGAAGAGCTCGGCGAGACGGCTATGAACAGCTATCGGTTGCGGCGTTTGGCGGAAGCAACACAAAGACGGCCTGTTGAATGA
- a CDS encoding ArsR/SmtB family transcription factor, with protein sequence MNTTLTALAEPNRLQIVELLRDEPLSVGEIAERLNLRQPQASKHLKVLMEAGLVEVHPVANRRIYKLRPQPFQELDTWLDAFRRTWEERFDRLDDYLRELQEKDSKPDTQD encoded by the coding sequence ATGAATACGACACTCACCGCTTTAGCTGAACCCAACCGCTTGCAGATCGTCGAACTCTTGCGCGACGAACCTCTGTCCGTCGGGGAAATTGCCGAACGGCTCAACCTTCGCCAGCCGCAAGCTTCCAAGCATCTGAAGGTGCTCATGGAGGCCGGGCTCGTTGAAGTTCACCCCGTAGCCAATCGGCGGATCTACAAGCTTCGGCCCCAGCCTTTTCAAGAGCTGGATACATGGCTGGATGCCTTTCGCCGGACTTGGGAAGAGAGGTTCGACCGCCTGGACGACTACCTGCGGGAACTGCAAGAGAAAGATTCGAAGCCCGACACCCAAGATTAA
- a CDS encoding SRPBCC family protein — protein sequence MTTEFANESHAVMEDKAFVMERLFNAPLELVFKAFTEPEHLARWWAPPGYFIPLCTIDLAAQGIWRYSMRPVNGTPEDDHYVEAVYQEVKPLECLEYTNTFVDKEGNTVAGMPTMLVTATFTEMDGQTKLINRVSFETDAEFQTTVGMGMIQGTTQAWSNLDQLLQEMPREVVIMRRFQAPRELVFKAWTDPENIGKWWGPTGFTTTTHHRDVRTGGSWRYVMHGPDGVDYDNLIEYVEIASPNRLVYKHGTGAENDPHQFHVTVTFAEVDGQTNLTLRTLFNTAEQRKMVVEQFGAIEGGKQTLNRLAEYLEHNA from the coding sequence TTGACCACTGAATTTGCTAATGAGAGTCATGCTGTCATGGAAGACAAGGCATTCGTCATGGAACGCCTGTTTAACGCCCCGCTCGAGCTGGTGTTTAAGGCCTTCACGGAACCGGAACATCTGGCGCGCTGGTGGGCGCCGCCGGGCTATTTCATTCCGTTATGCACTATTGATCTTGCTGCTCAAGGTATATGGCGTTACTCCATGCGTCCGGTGAACGGAACCCCCGAAGATGATCACTACGTTGAGGCCGTTTATCAGGAGGTTAAGCCGCTGGAATGTCTGGAGTACACAAACACGTTCGTGGATAAAGAAGGAAACACCGTTGCGGGGATGCCGACAATGCTCGTAACCGCAACATTCACGGAAATGGACGGCCAGACAAAGCTCATCAACCGGGTGTCATTTGAAACCGATGCCGAGTTCCAAACAACAGTAGGTATGGGTATGATTCAAGGGACGACGCAAGCGTGGAGTAACTTGGACCAGCTTTTGCAAGAGATGCCTAGGGAAGTTGTCATTATGCGTAGGTTCCAAGCGCCTCGTGAGCTCGTGTTTAAAGCTTGGACAGATCCTGAGAATATAGGCAAATGGTGGGGTCCGACAGGCTTTACCACCACTACGCACCATAGGGATGTAAGAACCGGCGGCAGTTGGCGCTATGTGATGCATGGTCCCGATGGCGTGGATTATGACAATTTAATCGAATATGTCGAGATTGCGAGTCCGAATCGACTCGTTTACAAGCACGGCACCGGCGCAGAGAACGATCCGCACCAGTTCCACGTCACGGTCACTTTTGCCGAAGTGGATGGTCAAACCAACCTTACGTTACGGACGTTGTTTAACACCGCTGAGCAACGGAAGATGGTCGTGGAACAATTTGGCGCCATTGAAGGCGGCAAGCAGACATTGAACCGCTTGGCCGAATATTTGGAGCACAACGCTTGA
- a CDS encoding alpha-galactosidase, which translates to MMKLEDCYWEWDGSLLTVGNSLVERIWRLEGGHWYTQSITNKNDGNEWVDGELLVTSISDAYASDGSVHVQGDTWDDMGIGERQLTVTVSFFSGEKAWQLLVRIAPTTPIIRQELRMRRQKGGTRAQSEGLDRQTNNSETRGVMLDTNNTERHALPAHYVDYISLKDIHTAWHCIAITDRTDTNNNLVSEQRGLIYPNDRRKLRGNLLYLRSSLRNSGLLIIKESPPSEAQLGSPGADFEWRGRELFVAGSGLSEAEYANLTMENDGDDQYISCYSTALAVYDGSELGGLQVTGDYHLLRRSFIPHRDCFIMSNTWGDRNRDSAVNELFILQELEIAASLGITHLQIDDGWQQGTTMNSVNPGGRWGSYYNSEDEEDFWSVHQERFPRGLDPVAAKARELGIRLGLWFSPDAGDDYRLWETDAETLISLYRDYGIEHFKLDGIQLRSKTGERNLLSMMQTVLTATSGNVYFNQDTTNEVRLGYFGQTQYGGLFLENRYTDWGVYYPHFTLRNLWMLARYVPAQLFQMEFLNVDRNKEVYGDDSLAPASCGILYSFAVTMFANPLAWMELRGLGSGSRQLLEQAINSYRLHQERIHSGRIMPIGEEPSGTGWTGFQSVLNDQEGYLLLFRERTDKAAAQMQLWDLPGGRIRLKLQCLLKQEGPTGQLEAGRDAKFEDLIAEEGRGTFQLTEPISFALYRYSISPGSVTG; encoded by the coding sequence ATGATGAAACTGGAAGACTGCTATTGGGAATGGGACGGAAGTTTACTTACGGTAGGCAATTCTCTAGTGGAACGAATATGGCGGCTTGAAGGCGGTCATTGGTATACCCAGTCCATAACCAACAAGAACGATGGGAATGAATGGGTGGATGGAGAGCTCCTAGTAACCAGCATCTCGGATGCCTATGCTTCTGACGGTTCTGTCCATGTGCAAGGCGACACTTGGGACGACATGGGTATAGGCGAACGTCAGCTTACGGTTACGGTATCTTTTTTCAGTGGAGAGAAGGCTTGGCAGTTGCTCGTGCGCATTGCGCCTACTACCCCTATAATCCGGCAAGAGCTCCGCATGCGCAGACAGAAGGGTGGTACTCGTGCGCAGTCTGAAGGGTTAGACCGTCAGACGAACAATTCCGAGACCCGAGGAGTTATGCTGGATACTAACAACACGGAGAGGCATGCCTTGCCTGCGCATTATGTGGACTATATTTCATTAAAGGATATTCATACGGCTTGGCATTGCATAGCGATAACCGACCGGACAGATACGAATAATAATCTCGTTAGCGAACAACGAGGGCTAATATATCCGAACGATCGGCGCAAGCTGCGAGGCAATCTGTTGTATCTCAGGAGCAGCTTAAGGAATTCCGGCTTGCTCATCATCAAGGAGAGCCCTCCCTCTGAAGCCCAGCTGGGCAGCCCCGGAGCGGACTTTGAATGGCGGGGTAGAGAACTGTTCGTGGCTGGGTCAGGGCTTAGTGAAGCGGAATATGCGAACCTGACAATGGAGAATGATGGTGATGATCAGTATATCTCCTGCTATTCGACCGCCTTGGCAGTCTATGATGGTTCGGAGCTTGGAGGGCTGCAGGTCACAGGTGATTATCACCTGCTCCGCCGAAGCTTTATCCCCCACCGGGACTGCTTCATTATGAGCAATACCTGGGGAGACCGAAACAGAGACAGCGCGGTGAACGAGCTGTTCATCCTGCAGGAGTTGGAAATTGCAGCAAGTCTTGGTATCACGCATTTGCAGATTGATGACGGCTGGCAACAAGGGACAACCATGAATTCCGTGAACCCTGGCGGACGATGGGGAAGCTATTACAATTCAGAGGATGAGGAGGACTTCTGGTCGGTTCACCAAGAGCGGTTTCCACGGGGTCTTGACCCTGTCGCAGCGAAGGCCCGCGAGCTTGGAATACGGTTGGGCTTATGGTTTTCCCCGGATGCGGGGGATGACTATCGCCTTTGGGAAACGGATGCGGAGACGTTGATCTCGCTTTATCGAGATTACGGCATTGAACACTTCAAGCTGGATGGCATACAACTGAGGTCGAAGACGGGCGAGAGGAATCTGCTCAGCATGATGCAGACCGTGCTGACGGCTACGAGCGGGAATGTGTATTTTAACCAGGATACGACGAATGAGGTGAGACTTGGCTACTTCGGTCAGACTCAGTACGGCGGACTGTTCCTAGAGAATCGCTATACCGACTGGGGAGTGTACTATCCTCACTTCACCTTGCGCAACTTGTGGATGCTGGCGAGGTATGTCCCTGCACAGCTGTTTCAGATGGAGTTTCTTAATGTAGATCGCAATAAGGAAGTGTACGGGGACGATTCGCTTGCCCCGGCAAGTTGCGGGATCCTCTACTCCTTCGCAGTGACGATGTTCGCTAATCCTCTGGCATGGATGGAATTGAGAGGACTTGGCAGCGGGAGCCGACAGCTGTTGGAACAGGCAATCAACTCCTATCGGTTGCATCAGGAGAGAATCCATTCGGGAAGAATTATGCCCATCGGTGAAGAGCCAAGCGGAACGGGTTGGACAGGATTCCAGTCTGTGCTGAATGACCAGGAGGGGTATCTGCTCCTCTTCAGGGAGCGTACGGATAAGGCTGCTGCACAGATGCAACTTTGGGATCTGCCAGGGGGCCGCATACGTCTTAAGCTCCAATGTTTGTTGAAGCAGGAGGGGCCGACAGGGCAGTTGGAGGCGGGTCGCGATGCTAAATTTGAGGATTTAATTGCCGAAGAAGGAAGGGGAACCTTCCAGTTGACGGAGCCAATCTCCTTCGCCCTCTATCGATATTCAATTTCACCAGGTAGCGTAACGGGTTAA
- a CDS encoding AraC family transcriptional regulator produces the protein MNAHQLLYPNPTPAYLCQIHSLGSQTVEDENYRWDGNSREGGGFIFQYTLAGEGSFTLDNQTLPVRQNQAFLVHVPGNHSYRYDKRTGEPWSFLWIRIEYEQSQPYYEHLLALTGHVFPIQAESEPIRKLKQLCLELNKKKDKYEIALQAYEWMLCFTRWASGDERLPHWPEPYIRVAARIDQQYGEPLSLEELAAEAGLSKHYFCKAFRKLTGLTPMQYLRNKRIEQAAYLLSSTDISIAEIAVQTGFDNTSYFGKVFRSLVGRTPTDYREDRMQALSGRLRVMP, from the coding sequence ATGAATGCACATCAGCTGCTTTACCCTAATCCTACTCCCGCTTATCTATGCCAGATTCATAGTCTGGGGAGCCAGACGGTTGAAGACGAGAACTATCGTTGGGATGGGAATTCCCGCGAGGGAGGCGGGTTTATCTTTCAGTACACACTAGCGGGGGAAGGAAGCTTCACGCTGGACAATCAGACGCTTCCTGTACGTCAGAACCAGGCCTTTCTTGTGCATGTGCCCGGCAATCATTCCTACCGCTACGATAAGCGGACGGGCGAGCCTTGGTCCTTCCTGTGGATTCGAATAGAATATGAACAATCTCAGCCCTATTATGAGCATCTGCTTGCGCTGACTGGTCATGTCTTTCCTATTCAAGCCGAGTCTGAGCCCATTCGCAAGCTGAAGCAGCTATGTCTGGAGTTAAACAAGAAGAAGGACAAATATGAAATCGCCTTGCAAGCGTATGAATGGATGCTGTGTTTCACGCGCTGGGCTTCGGGGGACGAACGGTTGCCCCATTGGCCTGAGCCTTATATACGGGTCGCTGCGCGGATAGATCAACAATATGGCGAGCCGCTCAGTCTGGAGGAACTTGCTGCTGAAGCCGGTTTGTCCAAGCATTACTTCTGCAAGGCTTTTCGCAAGCTGACTGGGCTGACTCCCATGCAGTACCTGCGCAATAAGCGGATTGAACAGGCGGCTTATCTGCTCAGTAGCACAGACATTTCAATCGCTGAAATTGCTGTACAGACGGGATTTGATAACACCAGTTACTTCGGCAAGGTATTCCGAAGCCTGGTCGGCCGCACACCGACGGACTATCGCGAGGACCGTATGCAAGCCCTCTCTGGCAGACTGCGGGTCATGCCTTGA
- the eutC gene encoding ethanolamine ammonia-lyase subunit EutC: MDELADLQRSTPARIGVGRAGTRPLTHTMLKMRLDHAAAIDSVYGRVSAETLAGVGLFTVRTQSGDKELYLKRPELGRLLHPDDTARLVSSCVAGAQVQIVVSDGLSAESVEANVPVLLPALTEALHRRQLLTGTTFYVEGGRVGLMNAIGDLLQPEVIVLLIGERPGLVTAESLSAYVGYLPRSGRTDADRKVISNIHRGGTPPQDAGEVIAGMVERMIVQKTSGMNLV, from the coding sequence TTGGACGAACTAGCTGATCTGCAACGTTCCACACCGGCGCGGATCGGTGTGGGTCGCGCGGGTACGCGGCCGCTGACGCACACGATGTTGAAGATGAGGCTGGACCATGCGGCCGCCATCGATTCGGTTTACGGCAGGGTCTCGGCGGAGACCCTGGCGGGGGTGGGATTGTTCACTGTGCGCACGCAGTCCGGGGACAAGGAGCTTTATTTGAAGCGGCCGGAACTTGGCCGGCTTCTGCACCCCGACGACACGGCTCGCTTAGTCTCCTCCTGCGTCGCAGGAGCGCAAGTGCAGATTGTCGTGTCGGACGGACTTAGCGCGGAGAGCGTGGAAGCGAACGTTCCGGTGCTGCTCCCGGCATTGACGGAGGCCTTGCATCGCCGTCAGCTGCTGACGGGAACGACCTTCTATGTCGAGGGAGGCAGGGTCGGATTGATGAATGCGATCGGGGATTTGCTGCAGCCGGAAGTAATTGTGTTACTGATCGGAGAGCGCCCGGGCTTGGTGACGGCGGAATCGCTAAGTGCTTATGTGGGCTACCTGCCACGTTCGGGTAGAACGGATGCCGACCGCAAGGTCATCTCCAACATCCACCGCGGCGGAACGCCGCCACAGGATGCGGGCGAGGTCATCGCTGGCATGGTGGAGCGAATGATTGTGCAGAAGACCAGCGGCATGAATCTGGTGTAG
- a CDS encoding ethanolamine ammonia-lyase subunit EutB: MNLITVIGGQAYRFHSVKEVLAKANEARSGDRLAGIAAADERERVAAKYVLAELNLSVLRNEPVLDPDQDEVSRVIEASVDEEVYRELSGWSVAELRESLLSSATSGSDMLRLSRGLTSEMIAAVTKLMSNLDLIQAAAKIEVITRCNTEIGRKGTLASRAQPNHPADSPEGMKASLYEALSYGIGDAVIGINPVMDTAENTEILLRAAKDVMNNMQVPTQNCVLSHVTTQMQAIRSGAPADMLFQSIAGTEAGNRAFGISEALLDEADALIRASGTASGPNRWYFETGQGSELSSDAHHGIDQVTLESRCYGFILKYKPFLVNTVVGFIGPEYLYDGKQITRAGLEDHFMGKMHGLPMGVDICYTNHMRADQNDMDNMGVLLAAAGVNFVIGVPMADDCMLNYQSLSYHDIATLRELLRLGPAAEFAAWLESRGLMSGGRLTSLAGNPALWTGGGSKLGRTS; the protein is encoded by the coding sequence GTGAATCTTATAACCGTCATTGGGGGACAGGCGTATCGATTCCACAGTGTTAAAGAGGTGCTTGCGAAAGCGAATGAAGCCCGTTCCGGCGACAGGTTAGCGGGAATCGCCGCGGCGGACGAGCGGGAGCGGGTAGCGGCCAAGTATGTGTTGGCGGAGTTGAATCTATCTGTTCTTCGGAACGAGCCCGTGCTGGATCCGGACCAGGATGAAGTGTCCCGTGTCATTGAGGCAAGTGTGGATGAAGAGGTTTATCGTGAGTTGAGCGGGTGGTCTGTTGCTGAGTTGAGGGAGTCCTTGTTAAGTTCTGCAACGTCCGGAAGTGACATGCTGCGCTTATCCCGGGGTCTCACCAGTGAGATGATCGCGGCTGTGACCAAGCTCATGTCCAATCTGGATCTGATTCAAGCGGCTGCGAAAATCGAGGTTATCACCCGCTGCAACACGGAAATCGGGCGCAAGGGGACGCTGGCTTCCCGGGCGCAGCCCAATCACCCGGCCGATTCCCCCGAAGGAATGAAGGCTTCCCTGTATGAGGCGCTAAGCTACGGCATCGGGGACGCCGTCATCGGCATTAATCCGGTGATGGACACAGCGGAGAATACGGAAATTCTGTTGCGCGCGGCGAAAGATGTGATGAATAACATGCAGGTGCCGACCCAGAATTGCGTGCTGTCTCATGTGACGACACAGATGCAAGCGATTCGCTCCGGCGCTCCCGCCGATATGTTGTTCCAGAGCATTGCGGGCACGGAAGCCGGGAATCGGGCGTTCGGCATCAGCGAAGCGTTGCTGGATGAGGCGGATGCCTTGATCCGGGCTAGCGGCACGGCGTCAGGACCGAACCGGTGGTATTTCGAAACAGGGCAAGGCTCAGAGCTCTCTTCCGATGCTCATCACGGGATTGATCAGGTGACGCTGGAGTCGCGGTGCTATGGTTTTATTCTCAAATATAAACCATTTCTGGTCAATACGGTGGTCGGCTTTATCGGCCCGGAATACCTGTATGACGGGAAGCAAATTACAAGAGCAGGCTTGGAAGATCACTTTATGGGCAAAATGCACGGCTTACCCATGGGCGTGGATATCTGCTACACGAACCATATGAGAGCAGACCAGAATGATATGGATAACATGGGTGTGCTGTTAGCCGCCGCGGGTGTAAACTTCGTGATTGGTGTGCCGATGGCTGATGATTGCATGCTGAACTATCAGTCACTTAGCTATCACGATATTGCCACGCTGCGGGAGCTGCTGCGGCTTGGCCCTGCCGCGGAGTTTGCGGCTTGGTTGGAGTCCCGCGGGCTGATGAGCGGCGGACGGCTGACTTCGCTGGCGGGGAATCCCGCTTTGTGGACCGGGGGAGGGAGCAAGCTTGGACGAACTAGCTGA